A DNA window from Xiphias gladius isolate SHS-SW01 ecotype Sanya breed wild chromosome 3, ASM1685928v1, whole genome shotgun sequence contains the following coding sequences:
- the LOC120787462 gene encoding heparan sulfate glucosamine 3-O-sulfotransferase 6-like, translating to MGCSGCRVGFNFGKVLSKVSVFFTMVLIFTYFFYCLTAFCDSAPRTLYRQQALVGDYDILGDLRPPQRLLPDAPSQRNRTASGDSGQMDAPGQPPRHISESAKESGRSNGIPVSNTFGTKRFPQAIIIGVKKGGTRALLEFLRIHPDVRAVGAEPHFFDRFYDKGLEWYRNLMPRTLDGQITMEKTPSYFVTKEAPSRVCTMNCQTKLIVVVRDPVTRAVSDYTQTLSKNPSLPSFQSLALKNSSTGLIDTTWSAVRIGLYAKHLENWLQHFPMSHFLFVSGERLVSDPAGEMGRVQDFLGLKRVVSDKHFYFNQTKGFPCLKKPEGSSRPRCLGKSKGRPHPQIPSEVLQRLRDFYRPFNRRFYQMSGQDFGWD from the exons ATGGGATGTAGTGGATGCAGAGTCGGGTTCAACTTCGGAAAGGTGCTGTCCAAAGTCTCGGTGTTTTTTACCATGGTCCTGATCTTCACCTACTTCTTCTACTGCCTCACCGCATTTTGCGATTCGGCCCCGAGAACTTTGTACCGCCAGCAAGCCCTGGTCGGGGACTATGACATTTTAGGCGACCTGCGACCACCGCAGCGTCTCCTCCCCGACGCGCCGTCTCAACGGAACCGCACAGCCTCCGGGGACTCAGGGCAAATGGACGCGCCCGGACAGCCTCCGCGGCACATATCGGAGAGCGCAAAGGAGAGCGGCCGGAGCAACGGCATCCCCGTCTCCAACACCTTCGGGACCAAGAGGTTTCCGCAGGCGATTATAATAGGCGTGAAGAAGGGAGGGACCCGCGCACTGCTGGAGTTTCTCCGCATCCACCCGGACGTGAGAGCGGTCGGCGCGGAGCCTCACTTCTTCGACAGGTTTTATGATAAAGGGCTGGAGTGGTACAG gAACCTGATGCCTCGGACGCTGGACGGCCAAATAACCATGGAGAAGACTCCCAGCTACTTCGTCACAAAGGAGGCTCCTAGCCGTGTCTGCACTATGAACTGCCAAACCAAGCTCATTGTAGTGGTTAGGGATCCTGTGACGCGGGCTGTATCTGACTACACCCAGACACTGTCCAAGAACCCAAGCCTTCCATCTTTCCAGAGCCTGGCCTTGAAAAACTCCTCCACAGGTCTGATTGACACCACGTGGAGCGCAGTGCGCATCGGCCTCTATGCCAAACATCTGGAGAACTGGCTCCAGCACTTCCCCatgtctcattttctgtttgttagcGGTGAGCGGTTGGTGTCTGATCCAGCTGGGGAGATGGGACGGGTTCAAGACTTCTTGGGTCTGAAAAGGGTTGTTTCAGACAAACACTTCTACTTCAACCAGACCAAAGGTTTTCCCTGCTTGAAGAAGCCTGAGGGGAGCAGCAGACCTCGTTGCCTTGGAAAGTCTAAAGGCAGACCTCACCCCCAGATCCCCTCTGAGGTCCTACAGAGACTTAGAGACTTCTACAGGCCCTTCAACCGCCGTTTCTACCAGATGAGCGGACAAGACTTTGGCTGGGACTAA